Proteins co-encoded in one Thermoplasmata archaeon genomic window:
- a CDS encoding ABC transporter substrate-binding protein — MTPAKAAPKASLTIGFLQLIDSLNPYIGINDPSYLLYGLLYDYAFSFDEHGTPIPNIVTQSTHDAAGFNWTYTIRQGVYWSDG, encoded by the coding sequence GTGACGCCAGCCAAGGCCGCGCCCAAGGCATCCCTCACGATCGGATTCCTGCAGCTCATCGACAGCCTGAACCCGTACATCGGAATCAACGATCCGTCGTATCTTCTCTACGGCTTGCTCTACGACTACGCATTCTCATTCGATGAACATGGGACACCCATCCCGAACATCGTCACCCAATCCACCCACGACGCCGCCGGATTTAACTGGACCTACACGATTCGTCAAGGCGTCTACTGGTCGGACGGAT